From Pseudomonas sp. LS1212, the proteins below share one genomic window:
- a CDS encoding glycine betaine ABC transporter substrate-binding protein, with product MVSHSFFSKTVFGSLAGVAMAFCSLVAQAEDPAPIRIGWVNWSDTEIAVKLANTAIQDHLKQPVKLVLADIGIQFQALANGNIDLIPMVWLPSTHKAFYDKYRDKLEDLGVLYEGRIGMAVPTSIPTSEIASVEDLNKPEVRQKLGGKILTSEVGNGQYKLTEKAIKEYNLDGYKMVASSESGMLSELDRNLKRDKWSLINAWSPHWMFSKWSLRYLDDPKQIFGGAEKIHAVARKGFSAEHPEVARFFANYTIPQADLEKLMFTARDSSADQVVAAYYAANKPRFEAMFDANTASTTAVQQ from the coding sequence ATGGTTAGTCATTCGTTTTTCAGTAAAACTGTTTTCGGCTCGCTTGCAGGGGTGGCGATGGCCTTCTGCAGTCTTGTTGCTCAAGCCGAAGATCCCGCGCCTATTCGTATAGGCTGGGTTAATTGGTCGGATACGGAAATTGCTGTAAAGCTAGCAAATACCGCAATACAAGACCACCTGAAGCAGCCGGTGAAATTGGTTCTGGCCGATATTGGTATCCAATTTCAAGCGTTGGCTAACGGCAATATCGACCTGATCCCGATGGTCTGGCTGCCGAGCACTCACAAGGCATTCTATGATAAATACCGCGACAAGCTTGAAGATCTCGGCGTGCTTTATGAGGGGCGAATCGGCATGGCGGTGCCTACTTCTATTCCAACCAGTGAGATCGCCAGTGTCGAAGACCTTAACAAGCCAGAGGTAAGACAAAAACTCGGCGGCAAAATCTTGACTTCCGAAGTAGGTAATGGTCAATATAAGCTGACGGAGAAGGCCATCAAAGAATATAATCTTGATGGCTATAAAATGGTTGCCTCTTCAGAATCTGGAATGTTGAGCGAGTTGGATCGTAACCTGAAGCGTGACAAGTGGTCTTTGATTAACGCATGGAGCCCGCACTGGATGTTCTCTAAGTGGTCGCTGCGTTATTTGGACGATCCCAAGCAGATTTTCGGCGGTGCTGAGAAAATCCATGCTGTTGCCCGCAAAGGTTTTAGCGCGGAGCACCCCGAAGTTGCTCGATTCTTCGCCAACTATACGATTCCTCAAGCTGACCTTGAGAAACTGATGTTTACTGCGCGTGACAGCTCGGCAGACCAGGTTGTTGCAGCCTACTACGCAGCTAACAAGCCCCGCTTTGAGGCAATGTTTGACGCCAACACCGCATCCACGACGGCGGTTCAGCAATAA
- a CDS encoding Ldh family oxidoreductase → MKTTAYRSFTIDEAVDWVKRLCESKGCSPAVAESLARATVAAQTRGNEAVGFRHLADYLSGFSSGRIDPRAEPRISSSSPIIFKSDARGGIAQLGVDRCFDSLCHAAYENGMATLSQCNSFTSGELGDYTIRLAKAGLIALAVANGPALVAVPGSKGKTYSTNPLSFAAPSADGIPLMFDQACSATAFVNIAHAASTGSDLPDGWAVDQHGNGTRNALEALGGALLPFGGYRGANLILMVEVLAAGLTGANWSIDSPAFHQGAQTPGCGLLILALAPDFFSSGLEHRLASQLARLTEMGVHRPGWERQRSTVSSEINGIRLPIDLLDKLSNM, encoded by the coding sequence TTGAAAACTACAGCCTATCGTAGCTTTACAATCGATGAAGCTGTCGATTGGGTGAAGCGACTCTGCGAATCAAAAGGTTGTTCACCGGCAGTGGCCGAATCATTAGCCCGCGCCACAGTGGCTGCACAAACCCGCGGTAATGAAGCAGTTGGTTTTCGTCATCTTGCTGATTACTTGTCCGGCTTTTCATCTGGTCGAATAGATCCGCGTGCCGAGCCAAGAATCTCATCTTCCAGCCCGATTATCTTCAAATCTGATGCGAGAGGCGGGATAGCACAGCTGGGCGTAGATCGGTGTTTCGATTCGTTGTGCCATGCCGCATACGAAAATGGTATGGCCACACTGAGCCAGTGCAATAGCTTTACAAGCGGTGAACTGGGTGACTATACAATTCGTCTTGCCAAGGCCGGCCTGATTGCGTTGGCGGTCGCCAATGGCCCAGCGCTCGTTGCAGTTCCTGGATCTAAGGGCAAGACCTATTCTACAAATCCGCTCTCATTTGCAGCGCCGTCGGCGGATGGCATACCTCTGATGTTTGACCAGGCGTGCAGCGCTACTGCATTCGTAAATATCGCTCATGCCGCGTCGACGGGTAGCGACCTTCCTGATGGATGGGCGGTGGATCAGCATGGGAATGGAACACGTAACGCCTTGGAGGCGTTGGGCGGTGCACTTCTTCCTTTCGGTGGTTACCGTGGGGCTAATCTGATACTCATGGTTGAGGTTTTGGCCGCAGGTCTAACTGGCGCTAATTGGTCGATTGATTCGCCGGCTTTCCACCAAGGGGCTCAGACACCAGGATGTGGTCTACTGATTCTAGCCCTCGCTCCGGATTTCTTTTCATCAGGGCTCGAGCACCGACTAGCAAGTCAGTTGGCCCGATTGACTGAAATGGGAGTCCATAGGCCAGGATGGGAGCGCCAACGTTCAACGGTTAGTTCGGAGATCAATGGGATCAGACTTCCTATTGATCTGCTGGATAAGCTAAGCAATATGTAA
- a CDS encoding dimethylsulfoniopropionate lyase produces the protein MKSGADVLSADHELIKSGRLLQRSLQKILSSNIGGATVALDTAEACATALSSAQWSIAKASEAPHEFPASLESYLSHALNSAPRTNEYLGAVLDALGIILPRASWMKREAKLGQDDSFVERHRHAMITGAGGIFECPTLTLGLALMAPFNCYPFHNHPPAEFYLVLSPGEWYREGSDWWSPGAGGLVFNPPSCIHAMKSTDVPLLALWGLFH, from the coding sequence ATGAAAAGTGGCGCTGACGTGTTATCTGCGGATCATGAGTTGATTAAGAGCGGACGGCTACTTCAGCGATCACTTCAGAAAATCCTGTCGAGCAATATAGGCGGTGCTACCGTAGCGCTAGATACGGCTGAGGCGTGTGCTACAGCTCTAAGTTCTGCGCAATGGAGTATTGCAAAGGCATCGGAGGCCCCACATGAATTTCCCGCATCGCTGGAGTCCTATTTGTCTCACGCGCTTAACTCTGCGCCGAGGACGAACGAATATTTGGGTGCAGTGCTGGATGCGTTAGGCATTATTTTGCCTCGCGCTTCCTGGATGAAACGAGAGGCCAAGCTTGGCCAGGACGATTCGTTCGTGGAGAGGCATCGCCATGCGATGATTACAGGCGCGGGGGGGATATTCGAATGTCCTACCTTAACATTGGGATTAGCGCTGATGGCGCCTTTTAACTGCTATCCATTTCATAATCACCCCCCGGCTGAATTCTATCTCGTGCTTTCGCCGGGCGAATGGTACCGAGAGGGCTCGGATTGGTGGAGTCCTGGAGCTGGCGGGCTGGTATTCAACCCTCCCTCATGCATCCATGCAATGAAATCAACGGATGTTCCTCTTTTGGCGCTGTGGGGTTTGTTTCATTAG
- a CDS encoding aconitase X swivel domain-containing protein, with product MNNIGSFDSMPIMRRVKGRVLVGGSAQAGICATRNMLSFWGGYDPATGEIVDRHHPLSEENLTGRIFALPKGKGSSTGSAVLLDALHSGHAPAGIILNKVDEIIVLGVVVFEEFFDRKIPVVQLDDLDFEAIFLASGASISDDGTVTLYE from the coding sequence ATGAATAATATAGGCAGTTTTGACAGCATGCCGATCATGCGAAGAGTAAAAGGTCGAGTGCTGGTCGGTGGTAGTGCCCAAGCAGGCATCTGCGCTACCAGGAACATGTTGAGTTTCTGGGGCGGATACGATCCGGCAACTGGAGAGATCGTTGATCGACACCATCCATTGAGTGAAGAAAACTTGACCGGAAGGATCTTTGCGCTGCCCAAGGGCAAAGGGTCGAGCACCGGAAGCGCAGTGCTACTCGATGCGCTGCATTCGGGCCATGCTCCAGCGGGAATCATACTCAACAAAGTTGACGAGATCATTGTGCTCGGCGTGGTGGTGTTCGAGGAGTTCTTCGATCGGAAGATTCCAGTGGTGCAACTGGACGACCTTGACTTCGAAGCGATCTTCTTGGCCAGCGGCGCAAGTATTTCTGATGACGGAACGGTAACTCTCTATGAATGA
- a CDS encoding aconitase X catalytic domain-containing protein, translated as MHDIELSERDQAMLAGEEGRAAQIALRIIIRIAAVQGAKKLLDISNVHVGGSIYTGQASLNVIETLAEWGAQVRVPTSINAISIDRLRWRDQNVDPEFASYADRLATAFEKMGAKPIFSCTPYVFPDSPKLGDDIVWAESNAIVYSNSVLGARTNRHGDFLDICAAITGRAPYCGLHLDENRKGNFLINVPHLTNLDSSFYTVLGYLIGKHAGSDIPVINGLHEKPSVEDLKYLSSTLATSGAVGMFHMVGVTPEALTLEQALGGGQASRTLDVTREDLLSVFAKLSTAHDEKLDLVLLGSPHFTLGDFKELAELVDGKQASGKCDVLITTSQFVYKQAQDTGYVERIERFGARVSTDLCLCMLNASMFPPATKTAMTNSGKFAHYGPGLIGKGVYFGSLQDCVNSAIAGKRVIENPRWLQ; from the coding sequence ATGCATGATATCGAACTTTCCGAACGTGATCAGGCCATGCTCGCAGGCGAGGAAGGGCGGGCGGCCCAGATTGCCCTGCGCATCATCATCAGGATCGCAGCCGTCCAGGGCGCGAAGAAGCTGTTGGACATTTCCAACGTCCACGTCGGTGGCAGCATTTACACAGGGCAGGCGAGTTTAAATGTGATTGAGACCCTTGCCGAATGGGGGGCACAGGTACGGGTACCGACGTCCATTAACGCAATTTCCATCGACCGTCTGCGCTGGAGAGATCAGAATGTCGATCCTGAATTTGCCAGCTATGCCGACCGTCTGGCCACAGCGTTTGAGAAGATGGGCGCCAAGCCCATTTTCTCATGTACCCCCTACGTCTTTCCGGATAGTCCAAAGCTTGGAGATGACATTGTATGGGCGGAGTCAAATGCCATCGTCTATTCCAACAGCGTGCTGGGCGCCAGGACTAACCGACATGGTGACTTTCTCGACATCTGCGCGGCCATCACCGGCAGGGCACCTTATTGCGGGCTGCACCTGGATGAAAACCGCAAAGGCAACTTCCTCATTAATGTTCCACACCTGACAAATCTGGACAGCTCCTTCTACACGGTGCTGGGCTACCTGATCGGCAAGCATGCTGGCTCGGATATACCGGTAATCAACGGCTTGCACGAAAAGCCGAGCGTCGAAGATCTCAAGTACCTCAGTTCGACTTTGGCCACCTCCGGCGCAGTGGGAATGTTTCATATGGTTGGTGTCACACCAGAAGCGCTGACGCTCGAACAAGCGCTTGGAGGGGGCCAAGCATCACGCACCCTGGACGTTACCCGCGAAGACCTTCTGTCGGTGTTCGCCAAGCTTTCCACCGCCCATGATGAAAAGCTCGATCTCGTGCTACTGGGCAGTCCGCATTTCACCCTAGGTGACTTCAAGGAGTTGGCTGAACTCGTGGATGGAAAGCAAGCGAGCGGGAAGTGCGATGTCTTGATCACTACCAGCCAGTTCGTCTACAAGCAGGCCCAGGATACCGGTTATGTCGAGCGCATCGAGCGATTTGGAGCTAGGGTCAGCACCGACCTATGCCTGTGCATGCTGAACGCGTCGATGTTCCCGCCCGCCACGAAAACTGCCATGACCAATTCCGGAAAGTTCGCCCACTACGGCCCTGGATTGATTGGCAAAGGGGTGTATTTCGGGAGTCTTCAGGACTGTGTCAACTCTGCCATAGCTGGCAAGCGAGTCATCGAAAATCCCCGCTGGTTACAGTGA
- a CDS encoding VOC family protein has product MGIEVPKHLNRKLVLDDKVLDLHFRTVMLAHDLFPGLTHANLCEDLTADTLRQPGWMDHPNGVVGFGRLVGVVSDFDAARVAYDRLLGPERVCCQTDRLLLGFGEGADIELISPAEAQARGDANPARGEAYLAAATLLVRDIEETSKLFERNDVSFHSTADGLLRVDPAHACGARLYFKQI; this is encoded by the coding sequence TTGGGCATCGAGGTGCCGAAGCACCTCAATCGCAAATTGGTGCTCGATGACAAGGTCCTGGATCTGCATTTCCGGACCGTAATGCTGGCTCATGATCTGTTCCCGGGATTGACCCATGCCAACTTGTGTGAAGATCTGACTGCCGATACGCTGCGTCAGCCTGGATGGATGGACCACCCAAATGGTGTCGTGGGGTTCGGCAGGTTGGTGGGTGTCGTCAGTGACTTCGACGCCGCTCGGGTTGCTTACGACCGATTGCTCGGTCCGGAGCGCGTGTGCTGTCAAACCGATCGCCTCCTGCTTGGTTTTGGTGAGGGTGCGGACATCGAGCTGATTTCCCCTGCCGAAGCCCAGGCACGTGGAGATGCCAACCCAGCACGCGGTGAGGCCTATCTCGCCGCTGCCACGTTACTGGTAAGAGACATCGAGGAGACTTCCAAGTTGTTCGAAAGGAACGATGTCAGCTTCCACAGCACTGCTGACGGTTTGCTTCGAGTGGATCCCGCTCACGCTTGTGGTGCTCGCCTGTACTTCAAGCAGATTTGA
- a CDS encoding amidase: MTPLEYQQLDALSLAAALRNGETTPFELMSIAVQLAQSRAEPLNAIVEPRYDQALEDARKSCLIGCFAGLPFLLKDSGLPSTRLPSSMGSRLFHDTRFDVDSTLVQRFEAAGLISFARTAVPELCMAPTTEAVANGGPTLNPWDPARSAGGSSGGSAVTVALGVVPMAHGSDGGGSIRGPASCCGVFGFKPSRGLLPMGPTRGEGWGGLSTDGVLTRTVRDTAAVLDAIKQPEPGAPYAGPASPISFLANLQRPFDRRLRIAKWADGWEGIDVDPECRAAVDTTESLLVAQGHTVVEISPPPLSFERFFTSFIDVIAANAVVSIDAQVKGKSVSEWSALVEPAILGAYQHGKGIAAADYITAINFFHQVSRVMAHHMRGFDLMLTPALSELPIKLGVLTMQEDFRTFRLKCARFAQFLAIINASGQPAASVPVHWTGKGVPVGIQLVGHFGDDNTVLSVSKQLEHAAPWFGRYAK; encoded by the coding sequence ATGACACCTTTGGAATACCAACAGCTCGACGCCCTGAGCCTTGCCGCTGCGCTGCGAAATGGCGAAACCACACCCTTCGAGTTGATGAGTATCGCTGTCCAACTTGCACAGAGCCGAGCTGAGCCGTTGAATGCGATTGTTGAACCTCGCTATGATCAAGCGTTGGAAGATGCCCGCAAGTCATGCCTAATCGGTTGTTTTGCCGGGTTGCCGTTCCTGCTTAAGGATTCCGGACTACCATCAACACGCCTGCCTTCGTCGATGGGCTCACGTCTTTTCCACGACACCCGATTCGATGTGGATAGCACCTTGGTCCAGCGGTTCGAAGCGGCGGGGCTGATCAGCTTTGCCCGGACAGCGGTGCCTGAACTGTGCATGGCGCCCACCACAGAGGCCGTGGCCAACGGCGGTCCGACGCTCAATCCTTGGGATCCAGCACGGTCGGCCGGCGGTTCCAGTGGTGGGTCCGCCGTGACGGTTGCCTTGGGTGTGGTGCCAATGGCCCATGGCAGTGATGGCGGTGGGTCCATCCGGGGGCCGGCGTCCTGTTGCGGCGTTTTTGGATTCAAGCCTTCGCGAGGGCTCTTGCCCATGGGGCCAACCCGAGGCGAGGGCTGGGGAGGGCTCTCCACAGATGGCGTTCTGACGCGTACCGTAAGGGATACCGCGGCTGTGCTTGACGCAATCAAGCAGCCAGAACCTGGTGCTCCTTATGCCGGGCCGGCTTCGCCAATTTCCTTTTTGGCAAACCTACAGCGCCCGTTCGACCGCCGCTTGCGTATAGCCAAGTGGGCAGATGGATGGGAGGGGATTGACGTTGACCCTGAGTGCAGGGCTGCTGTCGACACAACAGAATCGCTGCTCGTTGCGCAAGGGCACACTGTGGTGGAAATCAGTCCTCCACCTCTTTCATTTGAACGGTTTTTCACGTCCTTCATCGACGTGATTGCCGCAAATGCGGTGGTTAGCATCGATGCCCAGGTGAAGGGCAAATCAGTTAGTGAGTGGAGCGCCTTGGTCGAGCCGGCGATCCTGGGGGCATACCAGCATGGTAAAGGGATCGCCGCAGCGGACTACATAACGGCGATCAACTTCTTTCACCAGGTCTCTCGGGTGATGGCGCATCATATGCGCGGCTTCGACTTGATGCTAACGCCTGCCTTGAGCGAATTGCCTATCAAATTGGGCGTTTTGACGATGCAGGAAGACTTTCGAACCTTCAGGCTCAAGTGTGCACGCTTTGCTCAATTCTTGGCCATCATCAACGCATCTGGTCAGCCTGCAGCTAGCGTGCCGGTTCATTGGACCGGAAAGGGAGTGCCTGTGGGTATTCAATTGGTAGGCCATTTCGGTGATGACAATACAGTCCTCAGCGTATCTAAACAGTTGGAGCATGCGGCTCCTTGGTTTGGACGGTACGCCAAATAG
- a CDS encoding AbrB/MazE/SpoVT family DNA-binding domain-containing protein, which yields MNPTCGSENKRWIITCQDAADGTGDLIVPLPDELLAAIGLNCGDKLDMEKQPDGTITLTPVHSQD from the coding sequence TTGAACCCAACATGTGGCTCTGAAAATAAACGCTGGATAATCACCTGCCAAGACGCTGCTGACGGAACTGGCGACCTGATCGTACCTTTGCCTGACGAACTTCTGGCGGCTATCGGTTTGAACTGCGGTGACAAGCTGGACATGGAAAAACAACCAGACGGCACGATAACCCTGACGCCAGTTCATTCGCAGGATTGA
- a CDS encoding choline ABC transporter substrate-binding protein, translating to MKACTSLLLTAALNLPLLAYAQEPESCSTVRFSDVGWTDITVTTALASEVLELLGYTTRTTLLSIPVTYKSLAGGKDIDVFLGNWMPTTESDIRTYREAGTVETVRANLEGAKYTLAVPGYAYDAGLKSFADIARFKQQLDGRIYGIEPGNDGNRLIQAMIDKNAFGLKDFKLVESSEAGMLSQLKRAARKNEWMVFLGWEPHPMNTRNDMKYLIGGDDYFGPNLGQATVYTNVRKGYLQECGNVGKLLQNMVFTLKMENQLMDAVLNDNQKPRDAAKAWIKANPQVLENWLVGVSSREGKPAMEVAKANPGP from the coding sequence ATGAAAGCCTGTACATCGCTGCTGTTGACCGCTGCACTGAACTTGCCGCTGCTGGCCTACGCGCAAGAGCCCGAGTCGTGCAGCACCGTGCGTTTTTCCGATGTCGGCTGGACCGATATCACGGTCACCACCGCCCTGGCCAGCGAGGTGCTCGAATTGCTGGGTTACACCACCCGGACCACGCTGCTCTCGATACCGGTGACCTATAAATCCCTGGCCGGGGGCAAGGACATCGATGTCTTCCTCGGCAACTGGATGCCGACCACGGAAAGCGACATCAGGACGTATCGCGAAGCGGGCACCGTGGAAACCGTCCGGGCCAACCTTGAAGGCGCCAAGTACACCCTTGCCGTGCCGGGCTATGCCTATGATGCGGGGCTGAAAAGCTTTGCCGATATCGCCCGCTTCAAGCAGCAACTGGACGGCAGGATCTACGGCATCGAACCCGGCAACGACGGCAACCGGCTGATCCAGGCCATGATCGACAAGAATGCCTTTGGGCTCAAGGACTTCAAGCTGGTCGAGTCCAGCGAGGCGGGGATGCTCTCGCAACTCAAACGGGCCGCCCGCAAGAACGAATGGATGGTGTTCCTGGGGTGGGAACCACACCCGATGAATACCCGTAACGACATGAAATACCTCATCGGTGGCGACGATTATTTCGGCCCGAACCTGGGCCAGGCAACCGTCTACACCAACGTGCGCAAAGGTTATCTGCAGGAATGTGGCAACGTCGGAAAGCTGCTGCAGAACATGGTATTCACACTGAAGATGGAAAACCAGTTGATGGACGCGGTCCTCAACGACAACCAGAAGCCGCGCGACGCCGCCAAGGCGTGGATCAAGGCCAACCCGCAGGTGCTTGAAAACTGGCTGGTGGGTGTCAGCAGCCGCGAAGGCAAACCTGCGATGGAAGTCGCCAAGGCCAATCCGGGGCCTTGA
- a CDS encoding aldehyde dehydrogenase family protein — MRIAREEIFGPVITVERFSGEEQALQLANDTPYGLAAGVWTQDLGKAYRMARRLRVGTLWINDYNAAFPQAPWGGYKSSGIGRELSRAGLDEFTELKHVYLNTTPAALHWFGVSQDR; from the coding sequence ATGCGCATTGCCCGGGAAGAAATTTTCGGCCCGGTCATCACCGTCGAACGCTTCAGCGGCGAGGAGCAAGCGCTCCAGCTGGCCAATGACACGCCGTATGGACTGGCAGCCGGGGTCTGGACCCAGGACCTCGGCAAGGCCTATCGAATGGCCCGGCGTTTGCGGGTGGGTACGTTATGGATCAACGATTACAACGCAGCATTTCCCCAAGCGCCCTGGGGCGGCTACAAATCCAGCGGCATTGGCCGGGAACTGTCGCGTGCGGGGCTCGATGAGTTCACTGAACTCAAGCATGTCTACCTCAATACCACCCCTGCAGCCTTGCATTGGTTTGGTGTATCACAAGACCGATAA